One Bufo gargarizans isolate SCDJY-AF-19 chromosome 3, ASM1485885v1, whole genome shotgun sequence DNA segment encodes these proteins:
- the LOC122932274 gene encoding uncharacterized protein LOC122932274 translates to MDCLARILKEEQPSFLEELRTIVREEVQAAGMNQPPSLPVPASPPSKRTRVHLVSDSEEETGYPSDDLEDQIPPSVSEEPRKYLFSSDQLDSLLTAVRQTMAVEEEEPKRSIQDEMFGGLRARKRKIFPVNSYLQDLIKEEWEEGDKKLYIPREFKSRLAFNPEETKLWDEIPKVDIQVAKVVKKTSIPFEDSSQLKDPMDRKMDGLLKKAWESSAATINANISATSVARAMCLWLEQLEEHLKIKTSREEILESLPLLKFAASFMADASELRPK, encoded by the exons ATGGATTGCTTAGCAAGAATCCTGAAGGAAGAACAACCATCCTTTCTGGAAGAGCTGAGAACCATCGTCAGGGAGGAAGTACAGGCGGCCGGAATGAATCAGCCCCCTTCTCTTCCAGTTCCCGCTTCCCCTCCGTCCAAGCGTACCAGGGTACACTTAGTATCGGATTCAGAGGAAGAAACCGGGTACCCTTCAGACGATCTGGAGGATCAGATCCCCCCGTCGGTGTCAGAGGAGCCTAGGAAATACCTGTTTTCCTCGGATCAGCTGGACTCGCTCCTTACTGCAGTAAGGCAGACcatggcagtggaggaggaggagccgaAACGTTCTATACAGGACGAGATGTTCGGCGGATTAAGGGCCAGGAAAAGAAAGATTTTCCCGGTGAATTCTTACCTTCAAGATCTGATCAAAGAGGAATGGGAAGAAGGTGACAAAAAACTctatattcccagagaattcaagAGCAGACTGGCCTTCAATCCAGAGGAGACTAAACTTTGGGATGAAATTCCAAAAGTCGACATCCAGGTGGCCAAGGTGGTGAAGAAGACATCTATTCCATTCGAGGATTCTTCACAATTAAAAGATCCCATGGACCGGAAAATGGATGGACTCCTGAAGAAGGCCTGGGAATCCTCAGCGGCCACTATTAATGCTAACATTTCAGCAACCTCAGTGGCTCGAGCAATGTGCTTATGGCTGGAGCAACTGGAGGAGCATCTCAAGATAAAGACCTCCAGGGAGGAAATTCTTGAGTCCTTACCCTTATTAAAATTTGCTGCATCCTTCATGGCGGACGCCTCAG AGCTCAGGCCCAAATAA